The Populus nigra chromosome 4, ddPopNigr1.1, whole genome shotgun sequence genome contains the following window.
agagagaagacaatgatattttagaaaaagatgCTTTAAAGATATGTATAtagtagagaatgaagattgtgaacATGGAGTTTGAAGGATTCATGAGgtatttatagctcatgagTCTTATTCTTTTGTTGAGATAAGGGGTTAAAGTGTAATTTTACCCTGATAGttttaatgagagataaatatttcTAACATATGCATTAACGGGGGATAAATATATCTTACACAAATATTAATACGATGGAAATATCATTAGTCATTGTGAGATTTTTATACATTAtctcttacacaatattaatgttgatgaaaaatatgatagGCCCAAGATGATTTTTATACACCTAAAGATGATAGGGatggtataataaaaaaatatatataatgagtCTATGGAAGCTGGGCTCTTTCCCCAGGTCGAGCCCATGAGGGGTGGGCTTTTCCCTTGAGTTAAGCCCTTGAGAATTGGGTTCGGACACTTTGCCTGAAACCTTGAATTTTAGGCTTTCAAGGAGAGTTTAGGCTCGATAAATTTTGGTTTATTAGTAGAAATTGAAGATTTCTTAAAAAACTAATCCTCTAAAATTTAGTGACATATTAAAAGGCCTTAACATTTCACTATAGCAATGAACAGTGAAATGCCAATGCCTTTTATAATTTGGTCCTCaagtgtttttatataatttcattcttcaaaattGGATTTAATGTgtattaaacttcataatttattttgattcattttctataaatttatcataGTCTTATGATCTACATTTGGTAGGTTAACTCAATtaactcgggttattttttttgctcttttttttaattgatttatttctcaaattaattattcaatattgagtttattgTGAATTtggattcatattttttcttctttatatggGGTTATTAAGATTTCATGACCAGAGTGTCGAGCTTTACGGGGTAGTTGGGTtggcttgggtttttttttttcatttttaattgaatattttcttttcaatttcatcctttcaaCATTGGATAAATTGAGAAttggactttataatttttatttattttctttctattaagttatccTAGTATCATTATTCAAGTTTGACAAGTTTAACCTAAGTTAacccatgatatttttttatatatttttcttaatatattttttccaatttaatcttttaatattgggttgatagAGAATTGTGCTTCATGATTGATTTACgttttgctttttatggggttatcatggtctcatgaccaGGGTTACGAGTTAACCCAGTtgccttgaaattttttttatcctgtttttaatttagtttttttttaatttcatcatttaatattgaattatttggGAATcatgcttcataatttatttcggtttgctttctatgcggttatttcagtctcatgactcgggtttgatagattaactcgggttgactcgatttattttctaactgaatttttttttcaatttcatccttcaatatcgagttaattgagaatttggcttaatatttttttatgtttatttttaataaggtTATCAGGATCTTATGACCTGAATTGcaaatttaataggttaatttgaGTTGATCCGAGTAAATCCGAGTTGATCCGAGTAAATCATAGTTGATCcaatatgttatcattttaatattttaaaaaagatatcgtCTTGAGTTTTTtagccaaaatatatttttatcggtCATTTGGGTTTTCTTTGGACCTACAAAGTCAACTATGTCATATCATGTCAATCtccacataatttatttttttctgttaaaatacatgttagCAACatctgaataattttttttacatttaacaaaattttgatCTGACTCACAACGTAGCGCGGACAATTACCTAATGCTTTACTAAAAGATgttgtatttattgtattttttattttaacttttgtcAATtgcgatttatttatttatcttatacttttaaaatgatattgaaatattttataactttgaaaatgaaattgaaattcataTATGCTTGTCTTCTTATCATTCTTAATGGAAAAGGAGGATAGTgaaaaatttgagagaaaaaaaacatatttaaaaaatatggaatctaattaaaataaagcaaattaaaattgaaattgaaacaacacaaaaaaaccaGACTTTATAAAGATAGAGACTTGAGCACCTCCATCGAAACTCAACCAAAAAGTGAATGCATTGTGAAAATCTAAGCAATCTAATGGTAGGCATTACTGTAACAAGACTTATATTGCCCCGTGAGTAGATTCAAGACCCGACCGACTTGGAATTTGAACTAGTTCGagttgaaaaagaataaaatcaattaatctaattaaaaatttaaattaactcgacttgatttaatttttaattagttgagtttattttaaaaaattaaaattaaaataatattattttaattaattaaaaaaaaaagattttgaagcaATCACTTCTAACCTGTAACCTAGATGGGTATTATAACTATGGTAGGCATGATTGACATAGAGATGACAACGATGTAGACCATGTTAATGAATGCAATGGAGTAAaatggttttaatttctttgtatcATGAGATTGCATTGTTGAGAGAAAAAGATTTGAGACCATAAGAACTGAGTTTTGTGTTAAGAACTTAAGAATTGAAGAgagaattaaaagaagaaaagaaaatgaatggggggggggggggaggtgGTAGGATTACACattaccaaatttatttttgcatgctATGCTAACTAACTTCTTGACCATCTAACAATTAACTTCTAACTAACATTTTTAACTAACTTGTAATTACATGGAATAATCACATGTTAAAATTAACCTTAATAATTGCTTCTGTTGTTGCACTAGTTATTAAGCTACTGCTAATGTATGTCATTAATAAATCTTTGATGTAACtttttgatttttgtgttttttttaactgttaatcCCAACTCGAGAAAGAAACTGGTCACACACCTAAATTAACTctgaaaaactcaaaaatatatttgaggttttaatatctcacatgaaaaaataaaaaaaaaatcaatatatatattaaaataataaagtttaatatcCTTCCATCAAAGttttcatattgtatttttttgattttgttaaagtttttttcttttcaatttaactcttcaATTTACAATTTTTGATGCCCTAATTATCGGggcaatttgaaaatatataaaacatgtaaGACCAATAGTAGCTCTGAACAATAATGAACGGCGATATAAAATGTCATGTTGCATGGCACCATGCTCTGATAGTTTTATTGATGCAATAGTGCAAGGCTGGTTGTGATCGAAACATAAAGTAATCAATTATTGCAATCTGATACATTTATTTCAAGCTCTCAACTCGCTTCAACTAAACATGCAATACCTATATTATCACCTTTACTTCTAATAAAGACCCAAGAAAGCACCAAATTAAGTAGCTGAAACCAGATTGAGACAGAGACATGCCAAGTCAACCTTCGGATGCACCAGGTTAATGGCGTTTTTTCCCAGTAGCTACTTCCCAACCTTGTAAAATGTGATTCACAATTTCCTCTATGCCAACTCCATGCTTCACCTGCAGGTACATTATGAACAGCAAAGGAAATAAGCGCAACTTTAAGAGAAAGGTTATAGACATAGGTTGTCTCACTGTATACAGAGCAGCTCACAGCCTGGCAGACCAAAGAATTAAATCGTTCAAGAAccaaaaatatgagaagatgaCAAGTCCACAAGCATTGAATAGCTGGATAGGGCAGGTTCTCTGTAACTAAAGGATAGCCTAAACATAAGCCAAATTCGGAAGAGAGAACTGTGAAATAACCATCATAAGAGGAAAAGGCCTAGATTCCATAAACAACAGcagaagaaaggaaagaatatCTTATTGAAGCAGAGCTACTTGTTTCACTAAACATGCCATGACCAATCGGAAGTGGAATGTCTAGCTGTATACCAGGATGGAAATATATGGATTGtgtatatttccaaacaaaccgTAAAATAGATCAATTCATTGTGCATAAATCTGCATAACATTTCTTGTAAGCCCATATGTTATACGGCAATTGTGATCCACCTATTATGTTGTGTGTGCGCATGAGTGTGTAGACTAGACTTAAAGACCCAAAAAGGCACCATTATAGACCCTCTTTTGACTGTGCAGATGTCATTCTTTATGAGTAGAAGCGGTGAGGCAGTGTTATGTGCTAGTGATGCTGCATTGTAGGAATCAACAGAGAAAGGCATGGGAGGAGGAGCGGACAATCTGGACAGGGGATAACAGGATAACATGGTGAAGGGTGAAGACTTGAGCATTGTATAGGGTGGAAACCCTAATTCCTTCTGGGATGCTCCATGAATACTCTAGAGAATGCCCCAATCAGATGGTAGCACATGCAATCCCTCAGCATTGGAGAGACTTGGTGTTAGTACCCTCCATTGCTCAAGTTGACCCCTGCCACAACGTTCTCAGCTGTCAACACTGTTTACACCATCTCCAACTCTCTCTATTGCGTTCTTTCCTGTACTACAACATCACAAGCATACAACAATGCCTCCCTGCTTCTATTTAGAAAGAACCCGTATCACAAGCAGTGTGGTCTGGCACTTCAAACACAAACTGGGTTGGTGAAATTTAGCGTGTTCTTAAGATTCTATCAATTTGTattgtttcatttcttttcttttcttaggaTTGATCTCCTAAttcatatcttttcttttcttaaaattgaTCTCCTATTCTATGTTGTATCTTCCAAAGCTTTAGACAACAAATTACAAGATTGTCGCGAGCTTGCCACAAACAAATGCAATCAAACATGAGAAACAGAGTGCTAAACTAACCTGAGCAAAAACAAATGGCCCTCCATCCCGCATTCTAAGTGCATCACGCTCCATGACAACTAAGTCAGCTCCAACTGCTGGTGCAAGGTCAGTCTTGTTGATAACCTAGGATTGTACACAATTAATTCGGACTTCCTGGTAATTTTACATTTCTATACTTGGCCAACAAGATTGAGTCTGAGAGATTGGGAACAGAAGAAGCAGCTATGAGAATGAGAAAACATACAAGGAGATCAGCTTGGGTGATGCCTGGGCCACCTTTCCGAGGAATTTTATCACCGCCAGATACATCTATTATATAGATGATATAGTCAGCCAGTTCCCTGCTGAAGTTGGCAGCCAAATTATCTGCACCATACAAGTTCAACTAGATGATTTCCTTTGCTAATCGATACAAAGTGTatacaaataaatttgtaaGGCAGCAGTACTCTTCTTACTAAAACTCATCTGTCAACATGTTAGAAATAGAACTGCCAAAATTCTTCATCACTATCTAACTTCTGATATCCTTACTTGAATAAAAACAACTTGCCTGGAgtaatatacaataaaattaactttgatGTTCAGCGATCATCAATTTAATGTCAGTTTACAGCCACTTAAATATGTATAGTGGTATTCAGTATTGAGTTACCTCCACCAGATTCACAAAGAAGAAGGTCTGCTTTGAACAAGTTAGAAAGCTCCTCAAGAGGGCCAAGGTTAATGCTGATATCTTCACGAATTGCAGCATGTGGGCAGCCTCCAGTTTCAACAGCACGGATCCTCTCCTCAGGAAGTGCTCCATGCTTAATCAAGAACTCACCATCCTCTTTCGTGAATATGTCATTTGTTACCTAAAATAACCATATAGCTCTCCAGCACTTAATCAATCTCTCAATCTACATGACCATGCATTTAAAACGATTGACGATAGAAGAGAACACAAATTATGCCTCATCTGAAAATTTTAGGTGAAAAGCTCTTAGTTGAGCCCGTGTTATTTTCTTCTGAAATTTTAGGCAAAAAACTCTTAGTCTAGCAACTTTGAGGCACAAGTATGAGGATCATTTACAAAGATTAATAGCTATTTACGAATTAATGTTTACAAAGATCCATAAACAAAAGAACAATGAACTCCTTTCAGGGCTGGGCTGCAGCTGCTAATTTGCTGCTTGAGATAAAACTGGGTTCATTAAGCTGGAACGTTTACGTTTAACAAGTTTGACATTCATAATAATCAATAActtcaaaatcaaattcaacaaaaaaaataaatctcaagaacaattagcaaaagaaaaatctcaGAATCCCATCTTAGATTATCACTCACAGCAGCAAGACTGTACTTGTCCCGCAACAATTTACATAAAGACAGCATCAAAGCTGTTTTCCTGACCAGAACAAAACATAACATTCAATCAGCGATTAACACCTAGAATTAAGTGTAAAAAGAATTAGAAGGGAAAATAGAGAGATACCCAGTACCCACAGGGCCACCAATACCAACAGTGAAAGCTCTTTCATTGAAATCCCTTGTGAGGATTGGTTGTGCTCTCCTGCTAAAGAAGCCAGGAGAGTATATGGGCTCATGTGAATGTGGTGCTAGTCCATCATGGCTATGGTACACCCTCCCATCTGGGCCTACCCTTGATGATGTTTTCCTGCTCCATTATCAAGAATCACacttctataaatatatatttcaaaccaACAAGAACGAATGGAATGAATTGGAGATAAGAATCTTACTCATCATGGGTATGGTCAtgctgatggtggtggtgatcaTGGTCATGATGGTGGTGGTCATGGGTAAGG
Protein-coding sequences here:
- the LOC133692633 gene encoding urease accessory protein G; protein product: MASQDHLTHDHHHHDHDHHHHQHDHTHDEKTSSRVGPDGRVYHSHDGLAPHSHEPIYSPGFFSRRAQPILTRDFNERAFTVGIGGPVGTGKTALMLSLCKLLRDKYSLAAVTNDIFTKEDGEFLIKHGALPEERIRAVETGGCPHAAIREDISINLGPLEELSNLFKADLLLCESGGDNLAANFSRELADYIIYIIDVSGGDKIPRKGGPGITQADLLVINKTDLAPAVGADLVVMERDALRMRDGGPFVFAQVKHGVGIEEIVNHILQGWEVATGKKRH